ATGTGTCCCGTCTTTTGTCTTATTCTCCTCACAGAACCGGTACCAGTTGTTATTCCTGTCCCCGCCTTCAATCTGCAAAGCAGCCGTTGCTGTTCCAAACAGAAAAGATTCCGGCATTTTAAAAGTCCTCATTCAAAACGACCTCCTTTTAATTTTCAAGAAAAACCTTGCGCCTTTACCGATCTCCCGCTACCTGGTCAAAATTGTCGGATTGCTGCTGAGGTGAACGGCGAATAGGATAGATGTAAAAACAGATAAACACAATCACAAGAATCAGCATCGGGATCCCGCTGATCATCATGCGAATGCCCGACACGGCAGCATCCGGCTGTATCGCCTGATTGGACACATAACCACTCACTTCAAGGATCACGCCCATGATCACTGCCTGGACCGAAGCACTGCCACGCGCGATAAAACCATTAATGCCAAAGAACATCCTTCCCGGCGCACCCCGGTCTTTACAGCATCTTCATCCACCACATCAGCCAGTAAAATATCCAGCACAACGAGCACACCGGCGAGTCCGACACCAATACCAAGTGATGTGGCAATCGATCCGGCAAACGTGCCTACAAAGAAAAATGGGATCAACGAAAGAAACAATGCTGCTGTAGAAGCGAGTGCGATTGTTCGCGGCCCCACATGTTAATAAATTTTCCCCATACGTAAACAAACGGGAGCGCCACGACAAAAATAGTGCCCAAGATAAAAGATGTCTGCGATTCCGGAACAAGCAGAACATATTTTGTGAAGAACGGTGCTGCACCGGGCAGGATGGCAAATACCAGCTGAACGAGAAAGTTTCCAATCGCAAATGCGACAAACGCTTTATTCATAAGCGTCAACTTAAGTGCTTTCAGAAATGGCGGTCCTTCCTTAGGCGGTTCATAGCTTTCTTTTGCCCCGTACAATGACCACGACCAGAAAAACAGCACAAGTCCCCCGAAAATAACGGCCATATTTCCCCAGCCAATCGTCGTGTACAGTAAAGGCGGCGAGGCGATGCCGAGAATCCTCCCGATGATGCCCCAGATCTGTCGCCAGGAGGACACAAACGACCGATCTTTCAGTTTGGCGAACATTTCCGGAAATAAAGATGTCCAGTTTAAGGCAACTGTTACAAACGCGAGGTCAAACACTGCGATGATTCCAAGGAAATACCAGAACAAATAAGCCTCTGGCACCACTGGAATCCACATCATCGTAAAAGCTGCCGATAGCGGCACCATACCAAATAAAATATACGGAACCCGCCGCCCCCAACGTGTTTTGGTGCGGTCAGACACGTACCCAAGCAGCGGATGTACCGCTGCATTGACAACGCCATGCATAACCATGGCTATGCTGATCAGCCCCGGCCGCACGCCAAGGTGATCCACATAAAAGAACACAATGAACGTCGCGACCATTTGCTGCATCAGGTAAATAGAGAAATTGCCTGAGCTGTACGCAATTTTGTGTGACGTCTTCAATCCCGGATTTCCCATGCTTTGGCCCCTGTTTAAAAACAGCTTTATTCAGACTGACGCTTCCCATCAGCATCATCTTCAGGCAAAATATGTGACAAAACGGTCTGCGGTTGTTTGCCGACCAGCAGTATTTTCCCGTCTGTGTAGCCTTCTTCACGTCCTTTTAAAGCATCGATCAGTTTCTCCCGCCAGGCTTGAATGGCTGTTTGATGATCCGGATCGTTGATAAGGTTCTGTTTTTCCCCGGGATCCAGCTGTAAATCAAAGAATTGTTCGTCACCGGTCTGAGAAAACCAAATGAACTTTTCCTTGCCATTGGTGACAAAATGATGCGATTCCTCGCCAAGTGCATGTTCACCGTGAATGTGTGCGCGCCAGTCGATTTTTTTCCCGCGGGCGAGTGGGAGAACACTTTGACCATCGACCGTTTCAGGAATTGAAGCACCAGCTGCATCCAAGAGGGTTGGCATAATATCTCTCATTTCAACCGGCTCACTCACTCGTGAACCGCGTGCCAGGCCGAGACGGTTGCCGGGATCAGATACAATAAACGGTACAGCAGTACTGCCTTCATATGGCAATGATTTGGCAAAACGGTGGTGATCCCCGAGCATTTCTCCATGGTCAGAAGCAAACAGGATCACGGTATTTTCAAGCTCACCATATTCGTGAAGCGCTAATAAAAACCGCCCGATCTGATTGTCAATATGTGAGATCAAAGCATAATAGGCAGCCCGCGCCCGCTTCAGGCGTTTCGGCGGCACAAGTCCGTGGTCTGTCAATGGATCCAGGCCTGCCAAATACGGATCGTCATCACGCGCCCATTCACCCACCACCGGATCGGGGAGTGTTTCGTTTATATATTGGTCAAAAAAAGTCTGCGGCGGGTCAAACGGCGGATGCGGCCGCACAAATGACATTTTTAAAAAGAACGGCTTTGTGGGGTCACGCCGCCTGAGGAAATCAATGGACTCAGACACCACCCAATTTGTCGGATGGTATTTTTCCGGCAGCTGCCACGGTCTTGCCGTTACCGATGAATTGCAGTCCAGTCCCATATCAAGCAAATCAAGGTCGGCGCCGACCTTATTGCGGAGCCAAGCGAGATAATCATCCACCGCCTCAAATGACTCCCCGGCAGGCGTCGTCTGCTTATAGCGGTTGTAATGCATATAGCCGTCATGCAGCACAACATTATGGAAGCCACATAAATTGCGTGTCGGATACACATGCATTTTCCCGACACATTGGGTGTGATAGCTAGC
This sequence is a window from Lentibacillus sp. JNUCC-1. Protein-coding genes within it:
- a CDS encoding arylsulfatase translates to MQPNILFINVDQMRADCLSIMGHPVVETPYLDQLARGGVLFDSAYSATPTCVPARAAIMTGMSQTSHGRVGYEDGIPWNYEHTLAGELADASYHTQCVGKMHVYPTRNLCGFHNVVLHDGYMHYNRYKQTTPAGESFEAVDDYLAWLRNKVGADLDLLDMGLDCNSSVTARPWQLPEKYHPTNWVVSESIDFLRRRDPTKPFFLKMSFVRPHPPFDPPQTFFDQYINETLPDPVVGEWARDDDPYLAGLDPLTDHGLVPPKRLKRARAAYYALISHIDNQIGRFLLALHEYGELENTVILFASDHGEMLGDHHRFAKSLPYEGSTAVPFIVSDPGNRLGLARGSRVSEPVEMRDIMPTLLDAAGASIPETVDGQSVLPLARGKKIDWRAHIHGEHALGEESHHFVTNGKEKFIWFSQTGDEQFFDLQLDPGEKQNLINDPDHQTAIQAWREKLIDALKGREEGYTDGKILLVGKQPQTVLSHILPEDDADGKRQSE